The following coding sequences are from one Salvelinus namaycush isolate Seneca chromosome 23, SaNama_1.0, whole genome shotgun sequence window:
- the LOC120018387 gene encoding SH3KBP1-binding protein 1-like: MNIPTFKHMANMARTGDIIHLNVGGKRFSTSKQTLTWVPDSFFSSLLSGRISTLKDETGAIFIDRDPSLFTPILNFLRTKELFPRSINVHLLMHEAEFYGITPLVRKLQLCDELDRSSCGNVLFNGYLPPPVYPAKRRNRHSVAGHQYMGGRALPMERAPVRRSNTMPPNLGNAGILGKATMEERISGAQLADPGMVRIICGHHNWIAVAYAQFVVCYRVKESTGWQQVFTSPRLDWVIDRVALNAKVMGGSLGDNDKMVAVASGTEIILWTICPDGNGNEIGVFSLNVPVEALFFVANQLIATSHTGKVGVWNAVTKHWQNQDVVPINSYDTAGSFLILGCNNGSIYYIDVQKFPLRMKDNDLLVTELYRDPTEDAITALSVYLTPKTSDSGNWIEIAYGTSSGTVRVIVQHPETVGSGPQLFQTFSVHRSPVTKIMLSEKHLISVCADNNHVRTWTVTRFRGMISTQPGSTPLTSFKILSLEDIDGHGGCAAGTEIGPYGERDDQQVFIQRVVPDTDKLYVRLSSNGKRVCEVRSVDGTSITSFMVHECEGSSRIGSRPRRYLFSGHANGSIQMWDLTTAMEIAGKVDIRALGGPTEEELLELLDQCDLALTRTPDMSPAASFIHSSTPRASTSSLQSQLSESSKERGARGGVSSSGPFSGSLPRQAPPVPLTKPRDMNLSMVGLGLQPHHLGLSQASLSSSGSPRPGRTALQDRDRDGGMGSLRRGSFVERCQELAKVSDSAGGAEGGTRRSLAVCSELEARLGLRTPASFSIPPAASPASSLSSSLRRPHPTSPSPAPATIVSPTRSQTPVSPRRADTSPTTEAPPPEAAAATPESSSPVPPTSPKPPMNETSF, from the exons ATGAACATTCCCACATTTAAACATATGGCTAATATGGCAAGGACCGGAGACATTATCCATTTAAacgttggaggaaaaag gttcaGCACCTCCAAACAGACATTGACATGGGTCCCAGACTCATTTTTCTCAAG TCTTCTAAGTGGGAGGATCTCAACCTTGAAGGATGAAACTGGAGCG ATCTTCATAGATCGGGACCCATCTCTCTTTACTCCCATACTGAACTTCCTGCGCACCAAAGAGTTGTTTCCCAG GTCCATAAATGTGCACCTGCTAATGCATGAAGCTGAGTTCTATGGAATCACTCCGTTGG TGCGTAAGCTGCAGCTTTGTGACGAGCTGGACAGATCCTCCTGTGGAAACGTGCTCTTCAATGGCTATCTCCCACCTCCAG TGTACCCGGCGAAGCGGCGGAACCGTCATAGTGTGGCGGGGCATCAGTATATGGGTGGGCGTGCCCTGCCCATGGAGAGAGCTCCAGTGAGACGCAGCAACACTATGCCACCCAACCTAGGCAACGCGGGCATACTGGGTAAAGCAACGATGGAGGAGAGGATAAGTGGTG CTCAGCTTGCAGACCCAGGCATGGTCCGCATCATCTGTGGCCACCACAACTGGATCGCTGTGGCTTATGCCCAGTTTGTTGTTTGCTACCG AGTGAAGGAGTCTACGGGCTGGCAGCAGGTGTTCACCAGTCCCCGCCTGGACTGGGTGATTGACAGGGTGGCGCTCAACGCCAAGGTGATGGGCGGCTCCCTGGGAGACAACGACAAGATGGTGGCCGTGGCCTCGGGCACAGAGATCATCCTCTGGACTATCTGTCCCGACGGCAACGGCAACGAGATAG GTGTGTTCAGTCTGAATGTCCCCGTGGAGGCTCTCTTCTTCGTGGCGAACCAGCTGATTGCCACCAGCCACACAGGGAAAGTGGGAGTATGGAATGCGGTGACCAAACATTGGCAG AATCAAGACGTGGTTCCCATTAATAGTTATGATACTGCCGGCTCCTTCCTAATTCTAGGCTGTAACAATGGGTCCATATATTATATAG ATGTTCAGAAGTTTCCATTGAGGATGAAGGACAATGACCTCCTAGTGACAGAGTTGTACCGCGACCCCACGGAGGACGCCATCACTGCTCTCAGCGTCTACCTCACGCCCAAAACAA GCGACAGCGGCAACTGGATCGAGATCGCCTACGGGACCAGCTCAGGCACGGTGCGGGTCATAGTGCAGCACCCGGAGACCGTGGGCTCTGGGCCCCAGCTCTTCCAGACCTTCTCTGTCCACCGCAGCCCCGTCACCAAGATCATGCTCTCTGAGAAACACCTCATATCAG TGTGTGCAGACAACAACCACGTGCGGACCTGGACGGTGACTCGCTTCAGGGGAATGATCTCCACCCAGCCAGGCTCCACCCCCCTCACCTCCTTCAAGATCCTCTCCCTGGAGGACATCGACGGCCACGGGGGCTGTGCTGCCGGCACTGAGATAG GTCCGTATGGCGAGAGAGACGACCAGCAGGTATTTATCCAGAGGGTCGTCCCTGACACAGACAAACTCTACGTGCGCCTCTCGTCCAACGGGAAGAGGGTGTGTGAGGTGCGCTCTGTGGACggcacctccatcacctccttcatGGTGCACGAGTGCGAGGGGTCCAGCCGCATCGGCTCACGTCCCCGCCGCTACCTCTTCAGTGGCCACGCCAACGGGAGCATCCAGATGTGGGACCTGACCACCGCCATGGAGATCGCAGGGAAAGTGGACATCAGGG CGCTGGGCGGCCCTACAGAGGAGGAGCTCCTGGAGCTGTTAGACCAGTGTGACCTGGCTCTGACCCGTACGCCTGACATGAGTCCCGCCGCCTCCTTCATCCACTCCTCCACCCCCCGAGCCTCCACCTCCAG TTTGCAGTCCCAGCTGAGTGAGAGCTCCAAGGAGCGCGGGGCCAGAGGAGGTGTGAGCAGCTCGGGTCCCTTCTCTGGTAGCCTGCCCCGTCAGGCCCCTCCGGTGCCCCTCACCAAACCCCGGGATATGAATCTCTCCATGGTGGGGTTGGGCCTCCAGCCCCACCACCTGGGTCTGAGCCAGGCTTCCCTCAGCAGCAGCGGCAGCCCCCGGCCCGGCCGCACCGCCCTCCAGGACAGAGACCGGGACGGAGGCATGGGGTCTCTGCGCAGGGGCAGCTTCGTGGAACGTTGTCAGGAGCTTGCCAAGGTCTCGGACTCTGCAGGAGGGGCTGAGGGGGGCACGCGGCGCAGCCTGGCCGTATGCTCAGAGTTGGAGGCTAGACTGGGCCTACGGACCCCCGCCTCTTTCTCCATCCCCCCTGCAGCCTCTCCCGCCTCATCTTTATCTTCATCACTGCGCCGGCCACATCCCACCTCACCCAGCCCTGCCCCTGCTACAATCGTCAGTCCAACCCGCTCTCAGACCCCCGTGTCGCCTCGTCGAGCTGACACCTCCCCTACTACAGAAGCCCCGCCCCCTGAGGCTGCAGCAGCCACTCCAGAGAGCTCCTCCCCTGTTCCCCCCACCAGTCCTAAACCCCCTATGAATGAGACCAGCTTCTGA
- the LOC120018662 gene encoding estrogen-related receptor gamma-like yields the protein MNRDDTCIKTDPPSPTFALDSTTPFSPSSDSSGYSLFSQGHSMDPESPSSSSSGSVVSAAPDTSGAAKFWSEHVDSILKCDYLSSLRSGPKRLCLVCGDFASGYHYGVASCEACKAFFKRTIQGNIDYSCPVMNDCEITKRRRKSCQACRFQKCLRAGMMKEGVRMDRVRGGRQKYKRRGDSGLSLYMKAPDTHPVKSNGNKVISQLLLTEPAPLCATPDNSTNDVNLKALLTLCDLLNRELLVMIGWAKHIPGFSALSLVDQMALLQSGWMETLVLSVVSQSLGYGDELVFAGNLRLDQAQCRAAGLSDLYTALRQLTTKYQQMNLSQEEVVTLKAMALANSDAENLESVEAVQRFQDGLHEALQEYESSQHPAELHRAGKLLMTLPLLRQTANRAVDTFCRLHLEGHVPMHKLFLEMLDAKI from the exons ATGAATAGAG ATGATACATGTATCAAGACGGATCCCCCCAGCCCTACCTTCGCCCTGGACAGCACCACACCATTCAGTCCAAGCTCGGATAGCAGTGGATACAGTTTATTCTCACAGGGTCACTCGATGGACCCGGAGTCCCCGAGTTCGAGCAGCAGCGGCAGCGTTGTCAGCGCAGCACCGGACACTAGCGGCGCAGCTAAATTTTGGTCGGAGCACGTTGACTCCATCCTCAAATGTGACTACCTATCGTCTCTGCGCTCTGGACCTAAAAGGCTGTGCCTAGTTTGTGGCGACTTTGCTTCAGGATATCACTACGGAGTAGCGTCGTGTGAGGCATGCAAGGCTTTCTTCAAGAGGACAATTCAAG GTAACATTGATTACAGCTGCCCTGTGATGAACGATTGTGAGATCACCAAGCGTCGTAGGAAGTCGTGCCAAGCGTGCCGCTTCCAGAAGTGCCTGCGTGCCGGCATGATGAAGGAAG GTGTTCGCATGGACCGAGTAAGAGGAGGACGTCAGAAGTACAAGAGAAGGGGGGACTCTGGCCTCTCTCTTTATATGAAGGCCCCAGACACACACCCCGTCAAGTCCAACG GAAACAAAGTGATCTCCCAGCTCCTGTTGACAGAGCCAGCCCCCCTGTGTGCCACGCCTGACAACTCAACCAATGACGTCAACCTTAAAGCCCTGCTAACGCTGTGTGACCTCCTAAACAGGGAACTACTGGTCATGATTGGCTGGGCAAAGCATATCCCAG GCTTCTCTGCCCTTTCATTGGTGGACCAGATGGCCCTGCTGCAGAGTGGTTGGATGGAGACACTGGTCTTGTCAGTGGTGTCTCAGTCTCTGGGCTATGGGGATGAGCTGGTGTTTGCTGGGAACCTGCGTCTGGACCAGGCCCAGTGCAGAGCGGCCGGACTCTCTGACCTCTACACCGCCCTGAGACAGCTGACCACCAAGTACCAGCAGATGAACCTGAGCCAAGAGGAGGTGGTCACTCTCAAGGCTATGGCCCTCGCCAACTCAG ATGCAGAGAACCTGGAGAGTGTGGAGGCAGTGCAGCGGTTCCAGGACGGACTCCATGAGGCCCTGCAGGAGTACGAGAGCTCCCAGCACCCAGCAGAGCTCCACCGGGCAGGCAAGCTTCTCATGACCCTTCCCCTGCTCCGGCAGACTGCCAACCGTGCCGTGGACACCTTCTGCCGGCTCCACCTGGAGGGCCACGTGCCCATGCACAAACTCTTCCTGGAGATGCTGGATGCCAAAATATGA